A stretch of the Streptococcus himalayensis genome encodes the following:
- the dnaA gene encoding chromosomal replication initiator protein DnaA encodes MTKEEEFWQRVLLLAKEKITSTTYSYFIAEAKLLSIRESKATIFLDTPVKELFWTQNLADVIITAGFEIFNQEISAHYVFSDEEVSNPEENSLTESSSPSASYQLEQLPPLKTGLKEKYTFDNFVQGPGNEWVKAAALAVSEDLATTYNPLFIYGGPGLGKTHLLHAIGNQILENIPNARVKYIPAETFINDFLDHLRLGEMDKFKRTYRNLDLLLIDDIQSLGGKKVSTQEEFFNTFNSLHGDNKQIVLTSDRSPDHLDNLEERLVTRFKWGLTQNITPPDFDTRVAILLNKTEKLPYHFPNDTLEYLAGQFDSNVRDLEGALNDISLIAKVHQIKEITIDVAAKAIRARKQDASQILVIPIEKIQTEVGNFYGVSVKEMKGSRRIQNIVQARQVAMYLAREMTDNSLPKIGREFGGKDHTTVMHAYDKIKKWLETDDTLRLEIESIKKKIN; translated from the coding sequence ATGACAAAAGAAGAAGAGTTTTGGCAAAGGGTTCTACTCTTAGCCAAAGAAAAAATTACGTCTACAACATATAGCTATTTTATAGCTGAGGCAAAGTTGCTAAGTATTCGAGAGAGTAAAGCAACTATTTTCCTTGATACTCCTGTCAAGGAGCTATTTTGGACTCAAAATCTGGCAGATGTCATTATTACAGCAGGCTTTGAAATTTTTAACCAAGAAATTAGTGCTCACTATGTCTTTAGTGATGAAGAGGTTTCTAACCCCGAAGAAAACAGTCTGACAGAGAGCTCTAGCCCAAGTGCAAGCTATCAACTCGAACAGCTCCCTCCTCTAAAAACAGGCCTCAAAGAAAAATATACCTTTGATAATTTTGTCCAAGGGCCTGGCAATGAATGGGTTAAGGCTGCAGCACTAGCTGTATCAGAAGATCTTGCAACCACCTATAATCCTCTCTTTATCTATGGAGGTCCAGGACTTGGAAAAACTCATTTACTACATGCTATTGGCAATCAAATATTAGAAAATATCCCTAACGCACGGGTCAAATACATCCCAGCTGAAACCTTTATCAATGATTTTCTAGATCATTTAAGGCTGGGAGAAATGGACAAATTCAAGAGAACCTACCGTAATCTTGATCTCCTTTTGATTGACGATATTCAATCTTTAGGTGGAAAAAAAGTCTCTACCCAAGAAGAATTCTTCAATACCTTTAATAGCCTGCATGGGGATAATAAACAGATTGTCTTGACCAGTGACCGAAGTCCAGACCACCTCGATAATTTGGAAGAACGACTGGTGACGCGCTTTAAATGGGGATTAACCCAAAACATCACTCCTCCTGATTTTGACACACGTGTTGCAATCCTACTGAACAAAACTGAAAAACTTCCCTATCATTTTCCCAATGATACATTGGAATATTTGGCTGGTCAGTTTGATTCAAATGTCCGTGATTTAGAAGGTGCTTTAAATGATATCAGTTTGATTGCCAAAGTTCATCAAATAAAGGAAATCACGATTGATGTCGCAGCAAAAGCGATTCGAGCTAGAAAACAAGATGCCAGTCAAATCCTTGTTATTCCTATCGAGAAAATCCAAACAGAAGTTGGAAATTTCTACGGAGTTAGCGTCAAAGAAATGAAGGGAAGCAGACGAATTCAAAATATCGTTCAGGCTCGTCAAGTAGCTATGTATCTCGCCCGCGAGATGACCGATAACAGTCTTCCTAAAATTGGACGGGAATTTGGAGGAAAAGACCATACCACGGTCATGCATGCCTACGATAAGATTAAAAAGTGGCTGGAAACTGATGATACTTTGCGTCTTGAAATTGAAAGCATCAAAAAGAAAATCAATTAA
- a CDS encoding S1C family serine protease translates to MKHSSNFFKKIMQLLTVLVVGFVGGVAGTYLTNPSPKQSTTTTTTAGKTVPTSYKNTTSTSEAVDKVKNAVVSVITYAETNKQGFLFGNDNADSSQQVASEGSGVIYKKEGKYAYLVTNTHVINGASKVDIRLADGKKVAGDIVGTDVYSDISVVRISSEEVDTVAEFGDSDNLTVGETAIAIGSPLGSDYANTVTQGIVSSLNRTVSLRAEDGQAISTQAIQTDTAINPGNSGGPLINIQGQVIGINSSKIATDGQNSVEGLGFAIPANDVQNIIKQLEENGSVIRPALGIQMIDMSHITSSDLARLNLPDKIRNGVIVRSAQTGMPAEGKLEKYDVITKIDDQEISSTTDLQSALYKHSIGDEISITLYRNGKEKTVSITLTKSTQDLS, encoded by the coding sequence ATGAAACATTCTTCAAATTTCTTCAAAAAAATCATGCAACTACTCACTGTTCTTGTGGTCGGATTTGTCGGAGGAGTGGCAGGAACCTATCTGACGAATCCATCCCCTAAGCAGTCCACCACAACAACGACTACTGCTGGAAAGACTGTTCCGACTAGTTACAAGAATACAACCTCAACGTCAGAAGCTGTGGATAAAGTCAAAAATGCAGTTGTATCTGTCATTACTTATGCTGAAACGAACAAGCAAGGTTTTCTATTTGGCAATGACAATGCTGATTCTTCCCAACAAGTGGCTAGCGAGGGATCTGGCGTTATTTATAAAAAAGAAGGAAAATATGCCTATTTAGTGACCAATACGCACGTTATCAATGGTGCTTCTAAAGTAGATATTCGTCTAGCAGATGGCAAGAAAGTAGCAGGTGACATCGTTGGAACAGATGTTTATTCAGATATTTCTGTTGTGCGTATTAGCTCTGAGGAAGTTGATACTGTCGCTGAATTCGGTGATTCAGACAATCTGACTGTCGGAGAAACTGCTATTGCGATTGGAAGCCCCCTTGGCTCAGATTATGCCAATACCGTTACACAGGGCATTGTCTCTAGTTTAAATAGAACCGTATCCCTAAGAGCAGAAGACGGACAAGCCATCTCGACACAAGCCATTCAAACCGATACAGCAATCAACCCAGGAAATTCTGGAGGTCCTCTCATCAACATCCAAGGACAAGTCATTGGAATCAATTCTAGTAAGATTGCAACAGATGGACAAAATTCTGTCGAAGGACTTGGTTTTGCAATCCCAGCCAACGATGTTCAAAATATCATCAAACAGTTAGAAGAAAATGGCAGCGTCATCCGTCCAGCACTTGGAATCCAAATGATTGATATGAGCCATATTACCAGCTCTGATTTAGCTCGTCTCAATCTTCCTGATAAGATCAGAAATGGAGTCATTGTCCGCTCTGCTCAAACAGGGATGCCGGCTGAAGGAAAATTAGAGAAATATGATGTCATTACCAAAATTGACGACCAAGAAATTTCTTCCACCACTGACCTCCAATCCGCCCTTTACAAGCATAGTATTGGAGATGAGATTTCTATCACCCTTTACCGAAATGGAAAAGAAAAAACAGTTTCTATCACATTAACCAAATCAACCCAGGACTTATCTTAA
- a CDS encoding ComC/BlpC family leader-containing pheromone/bacteriocin: MKTMEKTFKGLAQFEALKSDELKQTIGGDMRKINPVLTPFFRKK, encoded by the coding sequence ATGAAAACGATGGAAAAAACTTTTAAAGGATTAGCACAATTTGAGGCTTTAAAATCAGACGAATTGAAACAAACCATTGGTGGGGATATGCGAAAGATTAATCCTGTATTGACACCTTTTTTCAGAAAGAAATAA
- the comE gene encoding competence system response regulator transcription factor ComE, which produces MKVLVLEDELTHQIRMESTLATISEEMGFAIKVTTTGKISEFKEYVENEEVNQLYFLDIDIKGEETKGLEIARFIRQHNPYAIIVFVTTKSEFATLTFKYKVSALDFIDKNLGDDAFKEHIQSAIEYTKSTLLENQDMVDYFEYSYRGGEVRIPYQDILYIETTGASHKLRIVGKNFFKEFYGTISDIQEKDEKSNRFFSCHKSYLANIGNIQGYDKKSKEIIFYENHRCPITRMKVGKLKTLLEEK; this is translated from the coding sequence ATGAAAGTTTTAGTATTGGAAGATGAATTGACTCATCAAATTCGAATGGAGAGCACTTTAGCAACTATTTCAGAGGAGATGGGATTTGCAATCAAAGTGACAACTACCGGGAAAATTAGTGAATTTAAGGAATATGTCGAAAATGAAGAAGTGAATCAGCTATATTTCTTAGATATTGATATAAAAGGGGAAGAGACAAAAGGATTAGAAATTGCTCGTTTTATTCGTCAGCACAATCCTTATGCCATTATTGTGTTTGTGACCACGAAATCAGAATTTGCAACCTTGACCTTTAAATATAAGGTGTCAGCACTTGATTTTATTGATAAAAATTTGGGGGATGATGCCTTTAAAGAACACATTCAAAGTGCTATCGAATATACTAAATCAACCTTGCTTGAAAATCAAGATATGGTCGATTATTTCGAATATAGCTACCGTGGTGGTGAGGTCAGAATTCCTTATCAGGATATTCTTTATATTGAGACAACAGGTGCTTCTCATAAACTACGGATTGTAGGGAAGAATTTCTTTAAGGAATTTTATGGAACCATTTCTGATATTCAAGAAAAAGATGAGAAAAGCAATCGTTTTTTCTCTTGTCATAAGTCTTATTTAGCAAATATTGGGAATATTCAAGGCTATGATAAGAAAAGCAAGGAAATTATTTTTTATGAAAATCATCGCTGTCCAATTACTCGAATGAAAGTTGGCAAATTAAAAACTTTGTTGGAAGAAAAATAA
- a CDS encoding helix-turn-helix domain-containing protein, whose amino-acid sequence MKTFSEQLKALRVAKSLSQEELAQKLFISRQSISKWENGDATPDMENLITLATCLEVSLDELVLAKTPEVRIERVFEKKKVDIKELIRLYWIIVANVLATLLIIFLIYCFLNLIGVWGTTSLN is encoded by the coding sequence ATGAAAACATTCTCAGAGCAACTAAAAGCACTACGTGTAGCTAAGAGTCTTTCTCAAGAAGAGCTGGCTCAAAAACTATTTATTTCACGTCAATCCATTTCCAAATGGGAAAACGGCGATGCAACACCCGATATGGAAAATCTTATCACATTAGCTACATGTTTAGAGGTCAGTCTGGATGAGTTGGTCTTAGCAAAAACTCCAGAAGTGAGAATTGAAAGAGTTTTTGAAAAAAAGAAGGTCGATATAAAGGAGTTGATTAGACTTTACTGGATTATAGTTGCCAATGTCCTTGCTACTCTATTGATTATTTTTTTGATTTATTGTTTTCTAAATCTTATAGGAGTTTGGGGAACTACTTCTCTTAATTAG
- the rlmH gene encoding 23S rRNA (pseudouridine(1915)-N(3))-methyltransferase RlmH, whose protein sequence is MKIKLVTVGKLKEKYLKDGLAEYVKRIGRFAKVDIIELPDEKTPDKASQAEKQQILEKEGERILGKIQDREFVIALAIEGKNYSSEEFSQVLADTAIRGFSDLTFVIGGSLGLDERVKKRAQLLLSFGKMTLPHQLMRLVLVEQIYRAFMINQGSPYHK, encoded by the coding sequence ATGAAAATAAAACTTGTAACCGTAGGAAAATTAAAAGAGAAGTATCTTAAGGATGGTCTTGCTGAGTATGTCAAAAGGATAGGAAGATTTGCCAAGGTTGACATAATAGAATTACCAGACGAAAAAACGCCAGACAAGGCCAGTCAGGCAGAAAAACAGCAGATTCTGGAAAAAGAGGGAGAACGTATCTTAGGAAAAATTCAAGATCGAGAATTTGTCATTGCCTTAGCGATTGAAGGGAAGAATTATTCGTCGGAAGAGTTTAGTCAGGTTTTAGCAGATACAGCGATTCGTGGCTTTTCAGATTTGACATTTGTGATTGGAGGAAGCTTAGGGCTAGATGAGCGGGTAAAAAAAAGAGCACAGCTTCTCCTCAGTTTTGGAAAGATGACACTTCCTCATCAGTTGATGCGATTGGTCTTAGTCGAGCAAATCTACCGTGCTTTTATGATAAATCAAGGAAGTCCGTATCATAAGTGA
- a CDS encoding ParB/RepB/Spo0J family partition protein, with translation MEHYQQIPLSDIQVNPYQPRKEFDPKKLQELAQSIRENGIIQPIIVRKSNIIGYELLAGERRFRAAKLAGLTKISAIIKELSDDDMIQHAIIENLQRENLNPIEEAESYQHLIDRGLTHQEIAESIGKSRPYISNILRLLALPDDIQKSVKDGRLSQAHARVLIPLKKEEQEHWFQIIEKEAPSVRWLEKAIQTSTLNKKTNQKSQFIQAEEEKLRKKLGVEVQIKIRSQKEQNGTLSISFSNLEEYQRIINSFK, from the coding sequence ATGGAACATTATCAACAAATCCCGTTAAGCGATATTCAAGTCAATCCTTATCAACCTCGTAAAGAATTTGACCCTAAAAAATTACAAGAATTAGCCCAATCTATCCGAGAAAATGGCATTATCCAACCAATTATTGTTCGAAAGTCTAATATCATCGGCTATGAATTACTAGCAGGAGAAAGACGATTTCGAGCAGCCAAACTGGCTGGATTGACAAAAATTTCAGCTATTATCAAGGAGTTGAGCGATGATGACATGATCCAGCATGCAATCATTGAAAATTTACAAAGAGAAAATCTCAATCCTATCGAAGAAGCCGAGTCCTATCAACATCTCATTGACAGAGGATTGACACATCAAGAAATTGCAGAAAGCATAGGAAAGTCTCGTCCTTATATTAGCAATATTCTTCGTTTACTGGCCCTACCTGATGACATTCAAAAATCCGTTAAAGATGGACGGTTATCCCAAGCACACGCGCGTGTCTTAATTCCCTTAAAAAAAGAGGAACAGGAACACTGGTTTCAAATTATCGAAAAAGAAGCCCCTTCTGTCAGATGGCTAGAGAAGGCTATCCAGACCTCAACATTAAACAAGAAGACCAATCAAAAATCTCAATTTATCCAAGCAGAGGAAGAGAAACTTCGGAAAAAATTGGGGGTCGAGGTTCAGATTAAGATTCGTAGCCAAAAGGAGCAAAATGGAACCCTCTCGATTTCATTTTCAAATCTTGAAGAATATCAAAGAATTATTAACAGCTTCAAATAA
- the dnaN gene encoding DNA polymerase III subunit beta — translation MIHFSINKNLFLQALTTTKRAISHKNAIPILSTIKIDVSNEGITLIGSNGQISIENFISVKNENAGLLINSLGSILLEANFFINIVSSLPDITLDFKEIEQKQVVLVSGKSEITLKGKDPDQYPRIQEVAASNPLILETKILKQIINETAFAASTQESRPILTGVHFVLTDNQSLKTVATDSHRMSQKKITLEKTGDNFDVVIPSRSLREFSAVFTDDIETVEIFFANNQLLFRSENISFYTRLLEGNYPDTDRLIPTEFTNVVTFTTNKLRQSMERARLLSNATQNGTVKLEIAKGVVRAHVHSPEVGRVDEEIDTVHSSGEELAISFNPTYLIEALKAIDSEEVTISFISAVRPFTLVPEDDTDSFIQLITPVRTN, via the coding sequence ATGATTCATTTTTCAATCAATAAAAATTTATTTTTGCAAGCTCTAACAACTACTAAACGAGCGATTAGTCATAAAAATGCGATTCCAATCTTATCGACCATCAAAATTGATGTCAGCAATGAAGGAATTACCTTAATTGGTTCAAATGGACAAATTTCTATTGAAAACTTTATTTCTGTTAAAAATGAAAATGCAGGGTTATTGATTAATTCTCTAGGTTCCATTCTTTTAGAAGCAAACTTTTTTATCAATATTGTTTCCAGTCTTCCAGATATTACCCTAGATTTTAAGGAAATTGAACAAAAACAGGTCGTTCTAGTCAGTGGAAAATCAGAAATTACTCTAAAAGGAAAAGATCCTGATCAATATCCTCGGATTCAGGAGGTTGCTGCAAGTAATCCTCTGATTTTAGAAACGAAGATTCTCAAACAAATCATCAATGAAACAGCTTTTGCAGCCAGTACGCAAGAAAGTCGTCCTATTTTAACAGGGGTTCATTTTGTTTTAACAGATAATCAATCCTTAAAAACAGTGGCAACAGACTCCCATCGAATGAGTCAAAAGAAGATCACCTTGGAGAAAACAGGAGATAATTTTGATGTTGTGATTCCTAGTCGCTCCCTACGCGAATTTTCAGCCGTTTTTACGGACGATATTGAAACGGTGGAGATTTTCTTCGCCAATAACCAATTGCTCTTTAGAAGTGAAAATATTAGCTTCTACACACGCCTGTTAGAAGGAAATTATCCTGATACGGATCGTTTGATTCCAACTGAATTTACCAATGTGGTGACTTTTACCACCAATAAACTCCGTCAGTCCATGGAACGAGCTCGTTTGTTATCTAATGCGACACAAAATGGGACTGTCAAATTAGAAATTGCAAAAGGAGTCGTACGTGCCCATGTTCATTCACCTGAAGTCGGTCGAGTGGATGAAGAAATTGATACGGTCCATTCTTCTGGAGAGGAGTTAGCCATTAGCTTTAATCCAACATACTTAATCGAAGCCTTAAAGGCTATTGACAGTGAGGAAGTAACAATTAGCTTTATTTCAGCTGTTCGTCCGTTTACGTTAGTTCCGGAAGATGATACGGATAGCTTTATTCAATTGATTACGCCAGTGAGAACAAACTAA
- a CDS encoding GHKL domain-containing protein: protein MNMNILYFVLLFIDILSFTLIYKKICKEKKVNLPFTFLCFGFLLLKDIIGYIGVLAWYSFYVIEPLFIYFYLRKYEKDTKLIAAFLTMLVYQAALTSETFLSVIISSVTGDDFVTNYSGIYFIAIDLLSLFIILKLIDYFDINIYKFLEPYFREYLRTVTSFLLGVHLFLNISHWISNFTTFNSFASMITTICFLAFIATLLYLKSIREKFEKEVELEQKKKEQLQLQQYTDEIVDLYNEIKGFRHDYGGMLVSFQAAIDSQNMAEVERIYQDVLVRANEKLSSDRYTSFDLNNVGDSALRSMLTQTLFKAREHQIELTFEIKDYVGKLPIQLLDLVRMTSILLNNAVEGAAESIAKTLNVSLVDLEGEVILVIQNSRKDQNLQLNSVYQRNFSTKGEGRGTGLTTVKEMIDQYEGLVLDTEITKEHFTQVLRIRKVYRL from the coding sequence ATAAATATGAATATACTATATTTTGTCTTACTATTTATAGATATTTTATCATTTACATTAATTTATAAAAAAATTTGTAAAGAGAAGAAAGTAAATCTTCCCTTTACTTTTCTGTGCTTTGGATTTCTATTGCTAAAAGATATTATAGGATATATAGGGGTGCTAGCTTGGTATTCTTTTTATGTTATTGAACCTCTGTTTATTTACTTTTATTTACGGAAATATGAGAAAGATACGAAATTAATTGCTGCTTTTTTAACTATGCTAGTCTATCAGGCAGCATTAACCTCAGAAACCTTCTTGTCAGTAATCATATCATCAGTGACTGGAGATGATTTTGTAACAAATTATTCTGGCATTTACTTTATTGCAATTGATTTGTTATCATTGTTTATTATTTTAAAGTTAATTGATTATTTTGACATTAATATCTATAAATTTTTAGAACCGTACTTTAGGGAGTATTTGAGAACAGTAACCTCTTTTTTACTTGGAGTTCATCTTTTTTTGAACATTTCTCACTGGATTAGTAATTTTACAACTTTCAATAGTTTTGCAAGTATGATAACCACTATTTGCTTTTTGGCATTTATTGCTACACTCCTATACTTAAAGTCTATTCGTGAAAAATTTGAAAAAGAAGTGGAGTTGGAGCAAAAAAAGAAAGAGCAGCTACAATTGCAGCAATATACGGATGAAATTGTGGATTTGTATAATGAAATTAAAGGTTTTCGCCATGATTATGGAGGGATGCTGGTCAGTTTTCAAGCAGCTATTGACAGTCAAAATATGGCAGAGGTTGAGCGAATTTATCAAGATGTGTTGGTTCGTGCAAATGAAAAATTGAGTTCTGATAGATACACTTCGTTTGATTTGAATAATGTGGGAGATTCAGCTTTGCGAAGTATGCTTACTCAAACCTTGTTCAAGGCACGTGAGCATCAGATTGAGTTGACATTTGAAATCAAAGATTATGTTGGAAAATTGCCAATTCAACTTCTTGATTTGGTTCGGATGACGAGTATTTTGTTAAATAATGCGGTTGAAGGTGCGGCAGAAAGTATTGCCAAAACCCTAAATGTTTCCTTGGTTGATTTGGAGGGAGAAGTAATTTTAGTCATTCAAAATTCACGCAAGGATCAAAACTTACAATTAAACTCTGTCTATCAACGGAATTTTTCTACCAAAGGTGAAGGTCGTGGGACTGGTTTGACGACTGTTAAGGAAATGATTGACCAATACGAAGGATTGGTTTTAGATACAGAAATCACAAAAGAGCATTTTACACAAGTGTTAAGAATTAGAAAGGTTTATCGATTATGA
- the ychF gene encoding redox-regulated ATPase YchF — MALTAGIVGLPNVGKSTLFNAITKAGAEAANYPFATIDPNVGRVEVPDARLDKLTELIKPQKKVPTTFEFTDIAGIVKGASKGEGLGNKFLANIREVDAIVHVVRAFDDENVMREQGRESAFVDPMADIETINLELILADLESVNKRYARVEKMARTQKDKDSVAEFTVLQKIKPVLEDGLSARTIEFNEEEQKVVKGLFLLTTKPVLYVANVSEEDVADPDNINYVKQIREFAATENAEVVVISARAEEEISELDEADKAEFLEAMGLTESGVDKLTRAAYHLLGLGTYFTAGEKEVRAWTFKRGMKAPQAAGIIHSDFEKGFIRAVTMSYDDLVKYGSEKSVKEAGRLREEGKEYLVQDGDIMEFRFNV, encoded by the coding sequence ATGGCTTTAACAGCAGGTATCGTTGGGTTGCCCAATGTTGGGAAATCAACCCTATTTAATGCAATTACAAAAGCAGGAGCAGAAGCCGCAAACTACCCGTTTGCGACCATTGATCCCAATGTTGGACGAGTAGAGGTTCCAGATGCACGATTGGATAAACTAACAGAGTTGATCAAACCGCAGAAGAAAGTTCCAACGACCTTTGAATTTACAGATATTGCTGGAATTGTCAAAGGGGCTTCTAAAGGGGAAGGTCTTGGAAATAAATTCTTGGCCAATATCCGTGAAGTTGATGCCATTGTTCATGTCGTTCGTGCCTTTGATGATGAAAATGTCATGCGGGAACAAGGGCGTGAGTCTGCTTTTGTGGATCCAATGGCCGATATTGAAACAATCAATTTAGAATTGATTTTGGCAGATTTAGAGAGTGTCAACAAACGCTATGCGCGTGTAGAAAAAATGGCTCGTACGCAAAAAGATAAGGATTCTGTTGCAGAATTTACTGTTCTACAAAAAATCAAACCAGTCTTAGAAGATGGCTTATCTGCTCGTACGATTGAATTTAATGAGGAAGAGCAAAAAGTGGTGAAAGGATTATTCCTTTTAACGACAAAACCAGTTCTTTATGTGGCAAATGTTAGCGAAGAGGATGTGGCAGATCCAGATAATATTAACTACGTGAAGCAAATTCGTGAGTTTGCAGCGACAGAAAATGCAGAAGTAGTCGTTATTTCAGCACGTGCAGAAGAAGAAATTTCTGAACTTGATGAAGCAGATAAGGCAGAATTTTTAGAAGCAATGGGCTTAACGGAGTCAGGTGTTGATAAATTAACACGAGCTGCCTATCATTTGCTGGGTCTAGGAACCTATTTTACAGCAGGAGAAAAGGAAGTCCGTGCTTGGACCTTTAAACGTGGGATGAAAGCTCCACAAGCTGCCGGTATCATCCATTCTGACTTTGAAAAAGGTTTTATCCGAGCAGTTACCATGTCTTATGATGATTTGGTAAAGTATGGCAGTGAAAAATCCGTCAAAGAAGCAGGACGTTTGCGTGAAGAAGGCAAAGAATACCTTGTTCAGGATGGGGATATTATGGAATTCCGCTTCAATGTATAG
- a CDS encoding DUF951 domain-containing protein, which produces MYEVGSLVEMKKPHACTIKSTGKKANCWEVKRLGADIKIRCTNCDHLIMMSRYDFERKLKKIL; this is translated from the coding sequence ATGTATGAAGTTGGAAGTTTAGTCGAAATGAAAAAACCTCATGCTTGTACAATAAAATCGACAGGCAAAAAGGCCAATTGTTGGGAAGTTAAACGTCTTGGTGCTGATATTAAAATCCGCTGCACGAATTGTGACCATCTAATCATGATGAGCCGGTATGACTTTGAACGAAAATTAAAAAAAATACTATAG
- the pth gene encoding aminoacyl-tRNA hydrolase, with protein sequence MTKMIVGLGNPGDKYVETKHNVGFMLVDKIVKKLNGSFTTDKIFQAEIATIFMNGEKIYFVKPVTFMNESGKAVHALLSYYGLDVEDLLVIYDDLDMEVGKIRLRAKGSAGGHNGIKSIIKHIGTQDFKRIKIGIGRPKQGMTVVHHVLGKFDSEDVITILQTLDKVDNCVNDYLQDPQFEKLMQRYNG encoded by the coding sequence ATGACAAAAATGATTGTGGGTCTAGGAAATCCTGGAGATAAATATGTGGAAACAAAGCACAATGTTGGATTTATGTTGGTTGACAAGATTGTAAAGAAATTAAATGGTAGTTTTACAACAGATAAAATTTTCCAAGCAGAGATTGCAACTATCTTTATGAATGGTGAAAAGATTTATTTTGTCAAACCAGTGACATTTATGAATGAATCTGGAAAGGCAGTTCACGCTCTGCTTTCTTACTATGGTCTGGACGTAGAAGATTTATTAGTGATTTATGATGATCTAGATATGGAGGTTGGCAAAATTCGTTTGCGAGCTAAAGGTTCAGCGGGCGGACACAATGGGATTAAGAGTATTATTAAACACATCGGAACTCAAGATTTCAAACGAATCAAAATTGGGATTGGTCGCCCTAAGCAAGGAATGACCGTTGTCCATCATGTACTTGGAAAATTTGATTCAGAAGATGTTATAACGATTTTACAGACCTTAGATAAGGTTGACAATTGTGTCAATGATTATTTACAAGATCCTCAATTTGAGAAGCTGATGCAACGCTACAATGGATAA